One Kineococcus aurantiacus genomic window carries:
- a CDS encoding SDR family oxidoreductase codes for MSQHVSEHGTQLGTPPGTRPGDERPDESWTRGHVALVTGAAGGIGRATAERFAAAGVDLVLADVSESVHAVAEDLRSRTGARVSDHRLDLGDPTRVRELAAAVAGDFGRLDSLLLVAGTVQTAAGIADLEPGEWNRVLRDDLTAPYLLAHAFAPLLAAGGGGSLTAVSSWWGRSGHAYFAAYCAAKAGLIVLVQSLAAELAPAVRCNTVCPGNIDTAMHRAALASEASARGVEVEQVRAEEWAKIPLRVAGPPQAIADALFFLSSPQAGYVTGASLDVNGGVVFH; via the coding sequence GTGAGCCAGCACGTGAGCGAGCACGGGACTCAGCTCGGGACCCCGCCTGGGACCCGGCCCGGTGACGAGCGCCCGGACGAGTCCTGGACCCGAGGGCACGTCGCCCTCGTGACCGGGGCAGCGGGCGGCATCGGCCGCGCCACCGCTGAACGCTTCGCCGCCGCCGGGGTCGACCTCGTCCTGGCCGACGTGAGCGAGTCGGTGCACGCGGTGGCCGAGGACCTGCGCTCGCGCACCGGAGCACGTGTCAGCGACCACCGGCTGGACCTGGGCGACCCCACCCGGGTGCGTGAGCTGGCCGCCGCGGTCGCAGGTGACTTCGGGCGCCTGGACTCCCTGCTGCTGGTCGCCGGCACCGTGCAGACCGCGGCCGGCATCGCCGACCTGGAGCCGGGCGAGTGGAACCGCGTGCTGCGCGACGACCTGACCGCGCCCTACCTGCTCGCCCACGCCTTCGCTCCGTTGCTGGCCGCTGGTGGCGGCGGATCGCTGACCGCGGTGTCCTCCTGGTGGGGACGCTCCGGGCACGCCTACTTCGCGGCCTACTGCGCCGCCAAGGCGGGGCTGATCGTCCTGGTGCAGTCCCTGGCCGCCGAGCTCGCTCCCGCGGTGCGCTGCAACACCGTCTGCCCGGGGAACATCGACACCGCCATGCACCGGGCCGCGCTGGCCTCCGAGGCGAGTGCCCGGGGCGTGGAGGTCGAGCAGGTCCGGGCCGAGGAGTGGGCGAAGATCCCCCTGCGGGTGGCCGGGCCGCCGCAGGCGATCGCCGACGCCCTGTTCTTCCTGTCCTCCCCGCAGGCCGGGTACGTCACCGGCGCCTCCCTCGACGTCAACGGCGGCGTCGTCTTCCACTGA
- a CDS encoding SDR family NAD(P)-dependent oxidoreductase: MSQPAHASPHTTTDDTTIGEPALHGRAAIVTGAGSGLGRATALALRAAGADVLAVDVDGDAARRTAAQSPDTAGAGRADAFAADVTDPAQVDAYVARVQEVFGTPTLFFNNAGVEGAHTTLADTTLESWFSVVNVNLHGVFLGLRAVLPVMAAAGGGAIVNTGSLLSLKGAPARADYVATKHAVLGLTRVAAAEGAAAGVRVNCICPGPVDTPLMSRSEHLVNPDDPQFERRRFIAGTPLGRYGTPQEIAHLVRFLLSPGVDYLTGAAVSVDGGITAV, translated from the coding sequence ATGAGCCAGCCGGCGCACGCCTCGCCGCACACCACGACGGACGACACGACGATCGGGGAGCCCGCCCTCCACGGCCGGGCCGCGATCGTGACCGGCGCCGGCAGCGGTCTGGGCCGGGCCACCGCGCTCGCGCTGCGCGCCGCCGGGGCCGACGTGCTCGCCGTGGACGTCGACGGGGACGCCGCGCGCCGGACGGCGGCGCAGTCGCCGGACACCGCCGGGGCGGGCCGTGCCGACGCCTTCGCCGCCGACGTCACCGACCCCGCTCAGGTGGACGCCTACGTCGCGCGCGTGCAGGAGGTCTTCGGCACGCCGACCCTGTTCTTCAACAACGCCGGGGTCGAGGGCGCGCACACCACGCTGGCCGACACGACGCTGGAGTCCTGGTTCTCGGTCGTGAACGTCAACCTGCACGGGGTCTTCCTGGGCCTGCGGGCGGTGCTGCCGGTGATGGCCGCCGCCGGCGGCGGGGCCATCGTCAACACCGGCTCCCTGCTCAGCCTGAAGGGCGCTCCGGCCCGGGCCGACTACGTCGCGACCAAGCACGCCGTGCTCGGGCTGACCCGGGTGGCGGCGGCCGAGGGCGCCGCGGCCGGGGTGCGGGTGAACTGCATCTGCCCCGGCCCGGTCGACACCCCGTTGATGAGCCGCTCCGAGCACCTGGTGAACCCCGACGACCCGCAGTTCGAGCGGCGCCGGTTCATCGCGGGAACCCCGCTGGGCCGTTACGGGACGCCGCAGGAGATCGCGCACCTGGTGCGCTTCCTGCTGTCCCCGGGTGTCGACTACCTCACCGGCGCCGCCGTCTCCGTCGACGGCGGCATCACCGCCGTGTGA
- a CDS encoding zinc-binding dehydrogenase, translating into MKAAVFHAARDLRVQDVPEPGALGPTAVRLRPVVCGICGTDLHEFAAGPIVTPAAPHPLNGSVLPQVMGHEFSAQVLETGPEVTSVAVGDRVVVMPLVTCGKCYFCRRALNHLCVVMACVGLSHDGGGLAEQVVVEEQLLTRLPDEVSDVQGALVEPAAVAAYGVDRAGTRPGDTVLVTGAGPIGALAALYAHAAGAARVIVSEPNARRRALAEAFGVVEVVDPAAVDLADFVRERTEGVGADVAVECSGSEPGLRSALAAVRAAGTVAQTGLHTRPASIDPMDLSNRDLTLVGTWCYPVNDFGRVLRLIAGGAFPVEKVLSDVIDIDDVVSRGFERLLDPTSDAQKVLVRVPAS; encoded by the coding sequence GTGAAGGCCGCCGTTTTCCACGCCGCCCGTGACCTGCGCGTGCAGGACGTCCCCGAACCGGGGGCCCTGGGCCCGACGGCGGTGCGCCTGCGGCCGGTCGTCTGCGGCATCTGCGGCACCGACCTGCACGAGTTCGCGGCCGGTCCCATCGTCACCCCCGCCGCACCGCACCCCCTCAACGGCTCGGTGCTGCCGCAGGTGATGGGCCACGAGTTCTCCGCGCAGGTACTGGAGACCGGCCCGGAGGTGACCTCGGTCGCGGTCGGGGACCGGGTGGTCGTCATGCCCCTGGTGACGTGCGGCAAGTGCTACTTCTGCCGCCGCGCGCTGAACCACCTGTGCGTGGTGATGGCCTGCGTGGGGCTGAGCCACGACGGTGGCGGCCTGGCCGAGCAGGTCGTCGTGGAGGAGCAGCTCCTGACCCGGCTGCCCGATGAGGTCAGCGACGTCCAGGGCGCCCTCGTCGAGCCCGCCGCCGTGGCGGCCTACGGCGTCGACCGGGCCGGTACACGCCCGGGCGACACCGTGCTCGTCACCGGCGCCGGGCCCATCGGGGCGCTGGCGGCGCTGTACGCCCACGCCGCCGGGGCCGCGCGCGTCATCGTCTCCGAGCCCAACGCCCGCCGCCGCGCGCTGGCCGAAGCGTTCGGCGTCGTCGAGGTCGTCGACCCCGCCGCCGTCGACCTCGCGGACTTCGTGCGTGAGCGCACCGAGGGCGTCGGCGCCGACGTGGCCGTGGAGTGCTCCGGCAGTGAGCCGGGCCTGCGCAGCGCCCTGGCGGCGGTGCGGGCTGCCGGGACCGTCGCCCAGACCGGGCTGCACACCCGGCCGGCCAGCATCGACCCGATGGACCTGTCCAACCGCGACCTGACCCTGGTCGGCACGTGGTGCTACCCCGTGAACGACTTCGGCCGCGTCCTGCGGCTCATCGCCGGGGGCGCCTTCCCCGTCGAGAAGGTCCTCTCGGACGTCATCGACATCGACGACGTCGTCTCCCGGGGGTTCGAGCGCCTGCTGGACCCCACGTCGGACGCGCAGAAGGTCCTGGTGCGGGTTCCCGCCAGCTGA
- a CDS encoding M24 family metallopeptidase, whose protein sequence is MAIATYGQSAVDWEQRLDLDRLRTQRLDRLRAELERSDLGAVLAFDFTNIRYMTATHIGTWAVDKLIRFSLLTRRGEPVVWDFGSAARHHQMYSPWLDSPAVGSDDPHAPHHGARPSTATGAAAGSAPGTVSRSRAGISTLRGAIAPEAGIAQEVARKVREELDAAGVLGEPLGVDVVEMPVLLALQAVGIEVVDGQQVFLEARRLKTRDEIGLLTQAASMVDAAYDDLYRFLRPGVRENECVGLVSKTLYDLGSEFVEGVNAISGERCSPHPHVYSDRLIRPGDPAFFDILHSYMGYRTCYYRTFAVGSASRAQQDAYVRAREYMDHSISLVRPGATTADVVSVWPTAQEFGFPDEEAAFALQYGHGVGLSIWEKPIFSRLVSLEHPEVLQEGMVFALETYWPSADGLGAARIEEEVVVTADGCEVITKFPAEELLVAGPRYHTVSGTLPTRREPQSHLNTAAGSGRARDGAVATPAG, encoded by the coding sequence ATGGCCATCGCCACGTACGGTCAGTCGGCCGTCGACTGGGAGCAGCGCCTGGACCTCGATCGTCTGCGCACGCAGCGACTGGACCGGTTGCGGGCTGAGCTCGAACGCTCCGACCTGGGCGCCGTCCTGGCGTTCGACTTCACCAACATCCGGTACATGACGGCCACCCACATCGGCACCTGGGCCGTCGACAAGCTCATCCGGTTCTCGCTGCTGACCCGCCGGGGGGAACCGGTCGTGTGGGACTTCGGTTCCGCCGCCCGCCACCACCAGATGTACAGCCCGTGGCTGGACTCCCCGGCCGTGGGCAGCGACGACCCGCACGCCCCCCACCACGGCGCGAGGCCGAGCACGGCGACCGGAGCCGCTGCGGGCAGCGCGCCGGGCACGGTCAGCCGCTCGCGCGCCGGGATCTCCACCCTGCGTGGGGCCATCGCTCCCGAGGCCGGCATCGCGCAGGAGGTGGCCCGCAAGGTCCGCGAGGAGCTCGACGCCGCCGGCGTGCTCGGTGAGCCGCTGGGCGTCGACGTCGTCGAGATGCCGGTGCTGCTCGCGCTGCAGGCCGTCGGGATCGAGGTGGTGGACGGCCAGCAGGTGTTCCTGGAGGCCCGCCGCCTCAAGACCCGCGACGAGATCGGCCTGCTGACCCAGGCCGCCTCCATGGTCGACGCGGCCTACGACGACCTGTACCGGTTCCTGCGTCCGGGAGTGCGGGAGAACGAGTGCGTGGGCCTGGTGAGCAAGACGCTGTACGACCTGGGATCGGAGTTCGTCGAAGGGGTGAACGCCATCTCCGGCGAGCGCTGCTCCCCGCACCCGCACGTCTACTCCGACCGGCTGATCCGCCCCGGTGATCCTGCGTTCTTCGACATCCTGCACTCCTACATGGGTTACCGGACCTGCTACTACCGCACCTTCGCGGTGGGCAGCGCTTCCCGCGCCCAGCAGGACGCCTACGTGCGGGCTCGGGAGTACATGGACCACTCGATCTCCCTGGTGCGCCCCGGCGCCACGACGGCCGACGTGGTGAGCGTGTGGCCGACCGCCCAGGAGTTCGGGTTCCCCGACGAGGAGGCCGCTTTCGCGCTGCAGTACGGCCACGGGGTCGGGCTGTCGATCTGGGAGAAGCCCATCTTCAGCCGGCTGGTCTCCCTGGAGCACCCCGAGGTCCTGCAGGAGGGCATGGTCTTCGCGCTGGAGACGTACTGGCCCTCGGCCGACGGGCTGGGCGCGGCGCGCATCGAGGAGGAGGTCGTCGTCACCGCTGACGGGTGCGAGGTCATCACCAAGTTCCCGGCCGAGGAGCTGCTGGTGGCCGGACCCCGCTACCACACCGTCAGCGGCACGCTGCCCACCCGCCGTGAACCGCAGTCGCACCTGAACACCGCCGCCGGCTCGGGGCGTGCCCGCGACGGCGCCGTCGCCACCCCCGCGGGCTGA
- the eboE gene encoding metabolite traffic protein EboE — protein sequence MQLPDALGDLTYSTLVHPGDTWPEMRHSLETFVPQVKARVNPDGPFGVSLRLSGESARTLAGDEDERHRLRDWLAEQDLYVYTVNAFPQGAFKNRVVMEDVYEPDWSTAARADYTRQVADVLADITPEGVSPSIQTMPLAFKPKAGSAGYVEAFTGHVLDVAAHLVGLEQRTGRRVVLAIEPEPFCYLETVAETVEYFDTHLFSGSASQELARRAGIPLSEAPAALRRHLGIVLDMGHQCVEFDDLTVSLQLLADHGVPIFKLQAAAALWVPQVGEEEVAELEGFTDTIYLSQTTERGPDGRLRRFLNLSEAIAAWRADPRADVEWRTHFHVPVFMDRIGPFRTTRPMIEDALRAHVAARQSAHLEIETYTWDVLPAHLKTGDIVDYVSRELEFVRDVLTRA from the coding sequence GTGCAGCTTCCCGACGCGCTGGGTGACCTGACCTACTCCACCCTGGTCCACCCCGGTGACACCTGGCCGGAGATGCGCCACAGCCTGGAGACGTTCGTCCCGCAGGTGAAGGCCCGCGTCAACCCCGACGGGCCCTTCGGGGTCTCCCTGCGGCTGTCGGGGGAGTCGGCGCGGACCCTGGCCGGGGACGAGGACGAGCGTCACCGGTTGCGCGACTGGCTGGCCGAGCAGGACCTGTACGTCTACACCGTCAACGCCTTCCCGCAGGGGGCGTTCAAGAACCGGGTCGTCATGGAGGACGTGTACGAACCGGACTGGTCCACGGCCGCCCGCGCCGACTACACCCGGCAGGTCGCCGACGTGCTGGCCGACATCACCCCCGAGGGTGTCAGCCCCAGCATCCAGACGATGCCGCTGGCCTTCAAACCCAAGGCCGGCTCGGCCGGGTACGTGGAGGCGTTCACCGGGCACGTCCTCGACGTCGCGGCCCACCTGGTGGGTCTGGAGCAGCGGACCGGGCGGCGGGTGGTGCTGGCGATCGAGCCCGAACCCTTCTGCTACCTGGAGACCGTCGCCGAGACGGTCGAGTACTTCGACACCCACCTTTTCAGCGGGAGCGCCTCGCAGGAGCTGGCCCGCCGGGCCGGGATCCCCCTGTCCGAGGCGCCGGCGGCGCTGCGCCGGCACCTGGGGATCGTCCTGGACATGGGCCACCAGTGCGTGGAGTTCGACGACCTGACCGTCTCCTTGCAGCTGCTGGCCGACCACGGCGTGCCGATCTTCAAGCTCCAGGCCGCGGCCGCGCTCTGGGTGCCGCAGGTGGGGGAGGAGGAGGTGGCCGAGCTGGAAGGGTTCACCGACACGATCTACCTGAGCCAGACCACCGAACGGGGACCGGACGGCCGGCTGCGCCGCTTCCTGAACCTGTCGGAGGCCATCGCAGCCTGGCGTGCCGACCCGCGAGCGGACGTGGAGTGGCGCACGCACTTCCACGTCCCGGTGTTCATGGACCGCATCGGCCCGTTCCGCACGACGCGCCCGATGATCGAGGACGCGCTGCGCGCCCACGTCGCCGCGCGGCAGTCGGCGCACCTGGAGATCGAGACCTACACGTGGGACGTCCTGCCCGCGCACCTGAAGACCGGCGACATCGTGGACTACGTCAGCCGCGAGCTGGAGTTCGTGCGCGACGTCCTGACCCGCGCGTGA
- a CDS encoding glucose 1-dehydrogenase codes for MTGRLEGKVIAITGAGSGMGRAFAVALAREGAAVGVLDVDEAAARGTVEAVAAAGGRALAASADVSRREQVSAALEQVTGELGDLDVMFNNAGFNRPMHLLDVTEENWRSIMEVNALGCLIGIQEAAKLMIAAGHGGKIVNTASIAGRQGYPNFAPYSASKAAVISLTQAAARGLAEHGITCNAFAPGVVGTPLWDRLDEDLLAMGVSQRPGQAMADFGSDILRGRVATPQDIAGTALYLASDDSDYLTGQVVMIDGGMVLV; via the coding sequence GTGACCGGACGGCTGGAGGGCAAGGTCATCGCCATCACCGGGGCGGGCAGCGGCATGGGCCGCGCGTTCGCCGTGGCCCTGGCCCGCGAGGGCGCCGCCGTCGGTGTCCTGGACGTCGACGAAGCCGCCGCGCGGGGAACCGTGGAGGCGGTGGCGGCCGCCGGCGGGCGAGCGTTGGCCGCGAGTGCCGACGTCAGTCGGCGCGAGCAGGTGAGCGCGGCTCTGGAACAGGTGACCGGCGAACTGGGCGACCTGGACGTGATGTTCAACAACGCCGGGTTCAACCGGCCGATGCACCTGCTGGACGTCACCGAGGAGAACTGGCGCTCGATCATGGAGGTCAACGCGCTGGGCTGTCTCATCGGCATCCAGGAGGCGGCCAAGCTCATGATCGCTGCTGGGCACGGCGGGAAGATCGTCAACACCGCCTCCATCGCCGGACGGCAGGGGTACCCGAACTTCGCCCCCTACAGCGCGAGCAAGGCCGCGGTCATCTCGCTGACCCAGGCCGCGGCCCGCGGGCTGGCCGAGCACGGCATCACCTGCAACGCCTTCGCCCCCGGCGTCGTCGGGACCCCGTTGTGGGACCGGCTGGACGAGGACCTGCTCGCGATGGGCGTCTCGCAACGTCCCGGGCAGGCGATGGCCGACTTCGGCTCCGACATCCTGCGGGGCCGGGTCGCCACCCCGCAGGACATCGCCGGTACCGCCCTGTACCTGGCCTCGGACGATTCGGACTACCTGACTGGTCAGGTCGTCATGATCGACGGGGGGATGGTCCTGGTGTGA
- a CDS encoding zinc-binding dehydrogenase, protein MKALQFTGGTDRRVADLEIPEPAADEVLVASRSVGICHSDIELLEGRYIIPFQYPVIPGHEWSGEVVARGGDVTEFAVGDRVIGECVIGTDHFGFSISGAAAEFFIAKPSWLHRIPDSMTSTQAALVEPFSCGYYAITQAGDVDAADTAVVLGAGPIGLGVVAAAAGRGARVVVVDRNPDRLELAGKLGAHHTLEPGDGLQDAIGSLTAGRGADVVVEASGSTAAMASALEIAGFRARLVNVGIDVGGSAPAKLGLIQSKELTVRGTIGSPGVWERTLRFLEGTGTDLSPLVTASFPLSRADEAVDLVHRGTGQVKVHLTSEATL, encoded by the coding sequence GTGAAAGCCCTGCAGTTCACCGGCGGCACCGACCGACGTGTCGCCGACCTCGAGATCCCCGAACCCGCAGCCGACGAGGTCCTCGTCGCCTCCCGGTCGGTCGGCATCTGCCACTCCGACATCGAGCTGCTCGAGGGCCGGTACATCATCCCGTTCCAGTACCCGGTCATCCCCGGGCACGAGTGGTCCGGTGAGGTCGTCGCCCGCGGCGGCGACGTCACCGAGTTCGCCGTCGGCGACCGCGTCATCGGCGAGTGCGTCATCGGCACCGACCACTTCGGCTTCAGCATCAGCGGCGCCGCGGCGGAGTTCTTCATCGCCAAACCCTCCTGGCTGCACCGCATCCCCGATTCGATGACCAGCACGCAGGCCGCCCTGGTCGAGCCGTTCAGCTGCGGCTACTACGCGATCACCCAGGCCGGTGACGTGGACGCCGCCGACACCGCCGTCGTCCTGGGTGCCGGACCGATCGGTCTGGGAGTGGTCGCGGCCGCCGCCGGCCGCGGCGCCCGGGTCGTCGTCGTGGACCGCAACCCCGACCGGCTGGAACTGGCCGGCAAGCTCGGCGCCCACCACACCCTCGAACCCGGCGACGGACTGCAGGACGCGATCGGCTCCCTGACCGCCGGTCGAGGCGCAGACGTCGTGGTGGAGGCCAGCGGCTCCACCGCCGCGATGGCCTCGGCGCTGGAGATCGCCGGGTTCCGCGCCCGGCTGGTCAACGTCGGCATCGACGTCGGCGGCAGCGCCCCGGCCAAGCTCGGGCTCATCCAGTCCAAGGAACTCACCGTCCGCGGCACCATCGGCTCACCGGGCGTCTGGGAACGGACGCTGCGGTTCCTGGAAGGCACCGGCACCGACCTGTCGCCGCTGGTGACCGCCAGCTTCCCCCTCAGCCGCGCCGACGAAGCCGTCGACCTCGTCCACCGCGGCACCGGCCAGGTCAAGGTGCACCTCACGAGCGAGGCGACGCTGTGA
- a CDS encoding zinc-binding dehydrogenase — protein MSATTTPLSTTVPDDSGSAQRMRAAVMHGRGDVRIEERPVPTPGSGEVLLRVTRAGICGTDAGEFTHGPSMFPVERAHPVTGHHGPMVIGHEFIGDAVAAGPGAEEFTGRRFASGAGVWCGQCPWCRAGRINLCERYWTAGLSADGGLAGFVTVPATTLVEIPDASHDDAMGLAQPLAVGLHAARRSGAGPGDVVVLVGAGAIGSFILCGLAGSGAERIIALDVDPHRLATAGELGATETHDVSDRDPVALVHELTDGVGASITIEATGRDGSAQRALDTTRRGGRVLFVGLPHAPQPLDLAPTILREVEMTTTLAHVCTQDLPEAVELLRDGRIADLLLGEVIGLDDLVTRGLQPLSAGTAPGKVLVDPWR, from the coding sequence GTGAGCGCCACGACGACACCCCTGTCCACCACCGTGCCGGACGATTCCGGGAGCGCGCAGCGGATGCGCGCCGCGGTCATGCACGGCCGCGGCGACGTGCGCATCGAAGAACGCCCCGTGCCCACCCCCGGGTCGGGGGAGGTGCTGCTGCGCGTCACCCGCGCCGGCATCTGCGGCACCGACGCCGGGGAGTTCACCCACGGCCCGTCGATGTTCCCCGTCGAGCGCGCCCACCCGGTCACCGGCCACCACGGCCCCATGGTCATCGGCCACGAGTTCATCGGCGACGCCGTCGCCGCCGGGCCCGGCGCCGAGGAGTTCACCGGCCGCCGCTTCGCCAGCGGCGCCGGGGTGTGGTGCGGGCAGTGCCCCTGGTGCCGAGCTGGGCGCATCAACTTGTGCGAGCGCTACTGGACCGCGGGCCTGAGCGCCGACGGTGGCCTGGCCGGGTTCGTCACCGTCCCGGCCACGACCCTGGTCGAGATCCCCGACGCCTCCCACGACGACGCCATGGGCCTGGCCCAGCCCCTCGCGGTGGGCCTGCACGCCGCACGGCGCTCCGGCGCCGGGCCGGGGGACGTCGTCGTCCTCGTCGGCGCCGGTGCCATCGGCTCCTTCATCCTGTGCGGACTGGCCGGCAGCGGCGCCGAGCGCATCATCGCCCTCGACGTCGACCCCCACCGGCTCGCCACCGCCGGCGAGCTCGGCGCCACCGAGACGCACGACGTGTCCGACCGCGACCCTGTCGCCCTCGTGCACGAGCTGACCGACGGAGTCGGAGCCTCCATCACCATCGAGGCCACCGGCCGCGACGGCTCGGCTCAGCGCGCGCTGGACACGACCCGCCGCGGCGGCCGCGTCCTGTTCGTCGGCCTGCCCCACGCCCCCCAGCCGCTCGACCTCGCTCCCACGATCCTGCGCGAGGTCGAGATGACCACCACGCTGGCCCACGTCTGCACCCAGGACCTGCCCGAGGCGGTCGAGCTCCTGCGCGACGGACGCATCGCCGACCTGCTGCTCGGGGAGGTCATCGGCCTGGACGACCTGGTCACCCGAGGCCTGCAGCCGCTGTCGGCCGGCACCGCCCCGGGCAAGGTCCTGGTGGACCCGTGGCGGTGA
- a CDS encoding NAD(P)-binding domain-containing protein, with translation MNKVAVLGLGRMGAAVAAALSAAGREVLVWNRSEQGHHRLAAEAALREALIERAPTPARAAAGADLVLTSLADAAALREVLTGPDGALSGARPGTVVADTSTIGVAAAHDLAAAAGAADAVYCDAPVSGSVASVRSATLLVMAGGPDDAVGRLAEVAPAFSAGVVHTGAVGSGQAAKLAVNSIVYSLNAAVAEALVLAERGGVARATALQVFTSSAVAAPLVRYKAAAFADLDAEPVAMSVDLMRKDLRLIADQAQLTGTALPLAEQVTALADAVSAAGRGSADMAALAVHLRELATSWPGQLSHPTHP, from the coding sequence GTGAACAAGGTCGCGGTCCTGGGCCTGGGCCGCATGGGAGCGGCGGTGGCCGCCGCGCTGAGCGCCGCCGGCCGCGAGGTGCTGGTCTGGAACCGCAGCGAGCAGGGCCACCACCGCCTGGCCGCGGAAGCGGCTCTGCGTGAAGCGCTGATCGAGCGCGCCCCGACCCCGGCGCGCGCCGCCGCCGGCGCCGACCTCGTCCTGACGTCCCTGGCCGACGCCGCGGCGCTGCGCGAGGTCCTCACCGGCCCCGACGGAGCGCTGTCGGGAGCACGACCGGGAACGGTCGTGGCCGACACCTCCACCATCGGCGTCGCCGCCGCCCACGACCTGGCCGCCGCCGCCGGGGCCGCGGACGCCGTCTACTGCGACGCCCCGGTCTCCGGCAGCGTGGCCAGCGTCCGCTCCGCGACGCTGCTGGTGATGGCCGGCGGGCCCGACGACGCGGTGGGACGGCTGGCCGAGGTCGCGCCGGCGTTCTCCGCCGGCGTCGTGCACACCGGTGCCGTCGGCAGCGGCCAGGCCGCCAAGCTCGCCGTGAACTCGATCGTCTACAGCCTCAACGCCGCGGTGGCCGAGGCCCTCGTCCTCGCCGAGCGCGGCGGAGTCGCGCGGGCGACGGCGTTGCAGGTGTTCACCTCCAGCGCCGTGGCCGCCCCCCTGGTGCGCTACAAGGCCGCCGCCTTCGCCGACCTGGACGCCGAGCCGGTGGCCATGTCGGTCGACCTCATGCGCAAGGACCTGCGCCTGATCGCCGATCAGGCCCAGCTGACCGGGACGGCGCTGCCGCTGGCCGAGCAGGTCACCGCACTCGCCGACGCGGTCTCGGCCGCCGGCAGGGGAAGCGCCGACATGGCCGCACTGGCCGTGCACCTGCGCGAGCTGGCCACCAGCTGGCCAGGTCAGCTCAGCCACCCCACTCACCCCTGA
- a CDS encoding ABC transporter permease subunit, whose translation MRETERGTPQEHPGAPAGLTTIEVPTDPLPRTASARRGLRGPGGLGGRPSRGLLTILAGTVLLLLVSAVAAPESLGSSSVRGMLPFAAVLAVLALGQTLVVQQGGIDLSVPGFVSVTVVVVTHLPDGDDSRLLPAVAAAYGICLLAGLLNGLVVARLGMSAIVTSLGTNALLYAVVLGISGGSPRNTTGALRRAVAGSTLGVPHSVVAAVVLTAVVAVLVKKSVPGRRFEAVGDNPLAARLAGLRVHRHRTAAYVLAALLYCTAGVLLAGIVTTPSAFQGDSLLLPSVAAVVLGGTSLLGGKGSAVASAVAALFLSQLDQFVLTLGVSTAVQNIVQAVALAVGVAVYSVNWAGALARLPVGGGRGAPRAAGAS comes from the coding sequence GTGCGAGAAACCGAGCGGGGAACGCCGCAGGAGCACCCCGGTGCGCCCGCGGGCCTGACCACCATCGAGGTCCCCACCGACCCGCTCCCACGCACCGCCAGCGCCCGCCGGGGCCTGCGGGGTCCCGGGGGTCTCGGGGGGCGGCCTTCGCGCGGCCTGCTGACCATCCTGGCCGGCACCGTCCTGCTGCTGCTCGTCAGCGCCGTCGCCGCCCCCGAGAGCCTGGGCAGCAGCTCGGTGCGGGGCATGCTCCCCTTCGCCGCGGTCCTGGCCGTCCTGGCCCTGGGGCAGACGCTGGTGGTGCAGCAAGGCGGCATCGACCTGTCGGTCCCCGGTTTCGTCTCGGTCACCGTCGTGGTGGTGACCCACCTGCCCGACGGCGACGACAGCCGGTTGCTGCCGGCCGTCGCGGCCGCCTACGGCATCTGCCTGCTCGCCGGCCTGCTCAACGGCCTGGTCGTGGCCCGGCTGGGGATGTCGGCCATCGTCACCTCGCTCGGCACCAACGCCCTGCTGTACGCGGTGGTCCTGGGCATCTCCGGGGGCTCACCGCGCAACACCACCGGGGCTCTGCGCCGCGCCGTGGCCGGCAGCACCCTGGGCGTGCCGCACTCGGTCGTGGCGGCCGTCGTGCTCACCGCCGTGGTGGCGGTGCTGGTCAAGAAGAGCGTGCCCGGCCGCCGCTTCGAGGCCGTCGGGGACAACCCGCTGGCCGCCCGGCTGGCCGGGCTGCGGGTCCACCGGCACCGCACCGCCGCCTACGTGCTGGCCGCGCTGCTCTACTGCACCGCCGGTGTCCTGCTGGCCGGGATCGTCACCACCCCCAGCGCCTTCCAGGGCGACTCCCTGCTGCTGCCCTCGGTGGCCGCGGTCGTGCTGGGCGGGACCTCGCTGCTGGGCGGCAAGGGCAGCGCCGTGGCCAGCGCCGTCGCCGCGCTCTTCCTCAGCCAGCTCGACCAGTTCGTCCTGACCCTGGGCGTCAGCACCGCGGTGCAGAACATCGTGCAGGCCGTCGCGCTGGCCGTCGGGGTCGCGGTGTACAGCGTGAACTGGGCCGGTGCCCTGGCGCGCCTGCCCGTGGGCGGTGGGCGAGGCGCACCCCGAGCGGCCGGTGCCTCGTGA